The genomic window TTCTCCATATTTCGCACGATCACCGTTCCTTCCATCGCCTCTTTTTGTCCAAAGATGATGGTGTAGGGGACGTTTAATCGTTCGGCGGTGGAGAGTTGCGTCGCCAGACTGTCTTTATTCAAGGATTGCGCGATAGGAATTTTCGCTTTGCGAAGGAGTTCAATAACCGACAAGCTCTTTAGTTTTGCTTCAAAGCCAAGTTGTATGAAATAGATCTTCGGCTTTTTGATGATGCGCGGGCTCAAGGACTTGAGTTCCGGACGCATGACAAGCCTGTCCATTCCGATGGCGCCCCCCACTGCGGGTACCGGTTTTTTACTGCCAAGCGACTTTGCCAGGTTGTCATATCGTCCGCCGGCGGCGATCGTAAGCAAAGTGACACCCGGCTCACTTGGTTCCTCCGAAACTTCTTTCTCTTTTTCTTGTGCGTCTCTTTCGGTCTCGTCTTCCGGATTCGGTGCGCTCTCCTTTATTGGTTCTTCTGTCGGGGCAATGCTTTCTATGATCTCAAAAACAGTACGGGTGTAATAATCTAAGCCCCGAACAAGGGAATTTTTGACAGAGTAAGGAATACCCATCGTATCCAAATATTCAAGCACCTCCTTGAAATGCTGTTTGCATCCGCCACAGAGGTGATTGAGGGATTCAGGCGCTTCCTCTTTCAGCGCTTGGCAACCTTCATCTTTACAGTCCAGTAGTCGGAGCGGATTGTCTTTCAATCTCTTCTTGCAGTGTACGCAGAGCTTTTCAATATGCTTCTTATAATATGATGTTAATGCG from Patescibacteria group bacterium includes these protein-coding regions:
- the hisS gene encoding histidine--tRNA ligase, yielding MSEKPTTGKEKKSTLQSLKGMRDISGDEYYRYQGLFEKAQEIAVYYGFRPIETPILEKEELFVRSVGESTDIVEKEIYTLRTKGGDKLAMRPEGTAPIMRAYIEQGMQNLPQPVMLYYSGPFFRHERPQRGRSRQFMQFGFEILGSPKSIADAIIIRTMLDVLEEVGFKDLSIDINSIGDSECRPAYIRALTSYYKKHIEKLCVHCKKRLKDNPLRLLDCKDEGCQALKEEAPESLNHLCGGCKQHFKEVLEYLDTMGIPYSVKNSLVRGLDYYTRTVFEIIESIAPTEEPIKESAPNPEDETERDAQEKEKEVSEEPSEPGVTLLTIAAGGRYDNLAKSLGSKKPVPAVGGAIGMDRLVMRPELKSLSPRIIKKPKIYFIQLGFEAKLKSLSVIELLRKAKIPIAQSLNKDSLATQLSTAERLNVPYTIIFGQKEAMEGTVIVRNMENRSQDTISIEKLPEYLKKIKGN